In a single window of the Pseudoxanthomonas sp. F37 genome:
- the rsmD gene encoding 16S rRNA (guanine(966)-N(2))-methyltransferase RsmD: MSRHSRRPSSAPPPAVRGTGQVRIIGGRWRGTKLAVPDRPGLRPSSDRVRETLFNWLMPVLPGARVLDLFAGTGALGLEALSRGAAHATLVERDPGLAAALREACGRLDAQATVVAQDALAWLVGGQQASFDLVLLDPPFADGLWEPALAALQPRLAAGAWVYVESPAGTAPSVPPGWTLHREGQTRDVRYALYRTPAPQGAGTLRHDDSPATTE; this comes from the coding sequence ATGTCCCGCCACTCCCGCCGCCCCTCTTCAGCCCCTCCCCCCGCCGTGCGCGGAACCGGCCAGGTGCGGATCATCGGCGGCCGCTGGCGGGGCACGAAGCTGGCGGTGCCCGACCGTCCCGGCCTGCGCCCCAGCAGCGACCGGGTGCGCGAGACGCTGTTCAACTGGCTGATGCCGGTGTTGCCCGGGGCGCGGGTGCTGGACCTGTTCGCCGGGACCGGTGCGCTGGGACTGGAAGCGCTGTCGCGGGGGGCCGCACACGCCACCCTGGTGGAACGCGACCCCGGCCTGGCGGCGGCGCTGCGCGAGGCCTGCGGTCGCCTGGACGCCCAGGCGACCGTGGTGGCGCAGGACGCGCTGGCGTGGCTGGTGGGGGGGCAGCAGGCGTCCTTCGATCTGGTCCTGCTCGACCCGCCGTTCGCCGACGGGCTGTGGGAGCCGGCGCTGGCGGCGCTGCAGCCGCGACTGGCGGCGGGGGCCTGGGTGTATGTGGAGTCGCCGGCCGGGACGGCGCCGTCCGTGCCGCCGGGCTGGACCCTGCACCGCGAGGGCCAGACGCGCGACGTGCGCTACGCCTTGTACCGCACCCCGGCCCCGCAGGGCGCTGGTACACTGCGCCACGACGATTCGCCGGCGACGACTGAATGA
- the coaD gene encoding pantetheine-phosphate adenylyltransferase: protein MTVARNRTAVYPGTFDPITNGHIDLIDRAAPLFERVIIGVAESPAKGPALPLSQRVALAREAVARHPHVEVRGFDGLLAHFVKEVGGGVLLRGLRAVSDFEYEFQLASMNRHLIPEVETLFLTPAEQYGFISSSLVREIARLGGDVSGFVPPAVVAALKAQWQSQKGA from the coding sequence ATGACTGTGGCACGCAACCGGACGGCGGTGTATCCCGGCACGTTCGACCCGATCACCAACGGCCATATCGACCTGATCGACCGCGCCGCGCCGCTGTTCGAACGGGTGATCATCGGCGTGGCCGAAAGTCCGGCCAAGGGCCCGGCGCTGCCGCTGTCCCAGCGCGTGGCGCTGGCGCGCGAGGCGGTGGCCCGGCACCCCCACGTGGAGGTGCGCGGCTTCGACGGACTGCTGGCCCATTTCGTGAAGGAGGTCGGCGGCGGCGTGCTGCTGCGCGGCCTGCGCGCCGTGTCCGACTTCGAGTACGAGTTCCAGCTGGCCAGCATGAACCGCCACCTGATTCCCGAGGTGGAAACGCTGTTCCTCACGCCCGCCGAGCAGTACGGCTTCATTTCCTCCTCGCTGGTGCGCGAGATCGCGCGCCTGGGCGGGGACGTGTCCGGCTTCGTGCCGCCGGCGGTCGTCGCCGCGCTCAAGGCACAATGGCAGTCACAGAAGGGCGCCTGA
- a CDS encoding YfhL family 4Fe-4S dicluster ferredoxin — protein sequence MSLKINELCVNCDVCEPACPNQAISMGETIYVIDPARCTECVGHHDEPQCVVVCPVECIDPDPAYPETHEALLAKMLRLQAG from the coding sequence ATGTCCCTCAAGATCAACGAGCTCTGCGTCAACTGCGATGTCTGCGAGCCGGCCTGTCCCAACCAGGCCATCTCGATGGGCGAGACGATCTACGTGATCGATCCGGCGCGTTGCACCGAATGCGTCGGCCATCATGACGAACCGCAATGTGTCGTCGTGTGCCCCGTCGAGTGCATCGATCCCGATCCGGCGTATCCTGAGACCCACGAAGCACTGCTGGCGAAGATGCTGCGGCTGCAGGCCGGCTGA
- the ggt gene encoding gamma-glutamyltransferase: MIQRHLFALLLLVAFVPAAPAADAVRPSTPAHPPGVAIASAHTLATQAGLDVIAQGGNAFDAAIAVSSTLSVVEPISSGLGGGGFFLLHDGRTGKDVFIDARETAPAAATPDKYLLPDGGFDRDRAENGPWAAGIPGLPAAFVHLAEKYGRLPLKTSLAPAIRTAREGFPVYARMARGYQARREVMERYEGTRSVFLADGQPIREGETFRQPDLARTLERLAAQGFDGFYKGQTAKLLLAGVKAEGGQWTAEELAGYTVREREPLTFQYNDWKVTTAPPPSSGGVALTQMLQILDAYDLSKLDQAQRTHLIVESMRRAFRDRTFYLGDPDFVQIPMKTLTSPYYAAGLRATINPQKATPSDQLSGQQTPLEDEETTHFSIIDAQGNRVAGTQTVNLLYGSGLIPPGTGVLLNNEMDDFALKPGTPNAFGVMGYDANAPKPGKRMLSSMTPTFLESPDKVAVLGTPGGSRIITMVLLGILGYDAGLQPQAVAALPRFHHQWMPDLIEMETDALGPDTQQALEAMGHRFKVPGNAAQGGRGSSHVWGNLQTVEWDKTTNTLMGGSDPRNPVGAAKVVESVATP; encoded by the coding sequence GTGATCCAGCGCCATCTGTTCGCCCTGCTGTTGCTCGTCGCGTTCGTGCCCGCCGCACCGGCGGCCGACGCCGTCCGTCCGTCCACCCCGGCGCATCCGCCCGGCGTCGCCATCGCCAGCGCGCACACGCTCGCCACCCAGGCGGGGCTGGATGTCATCGCGCAGGGCGGCAATGCCTTCGACGCGGCCATCGCGGTGTCGTCCACGCTGTCGGTGGTGGAGCCCATCAGTTCCGGCCTGGGCGGCGGCGGATTCTTCCTGCTGCACGACGGCAGGACCGGCAAGGACGTCTTCATCGATGCGCGCGAGACCGCGCCAGCGGCTGCGACGCCGGACAAGTACCTGCTGCCGGACGGCGGGTTCGACCGCGACCGCGCCGAGAACGGCCCCTGGGCCGCCGGCATCCCCGGCCTGCCGGCCGCGTTCGTCCACCTGGCGGAGAAGTACGGCCGGTTGCCGTTGAAGACCTCGCTGGCCCCCGCCATCCGTACCGCGCGCGAAGGCTTCCCGGTCTATGCGCGCATGGCGCGCGGCTACCAGGCGCGCCGCGAGGTGATGGAACGGTACGAGGGCACGCGTTCGGTGTTCCTCGCCGACGGCCAACCGATCAGGGAAGGCGAAACGTTCAGGCAGCCGGACCTGGCGCGCACGCTGGAACGCCTGGCCGCACAGGGCTTCGATGGTTTCTACAAGGGCCAGACCGCCAAGCTGCTGCTGGCCGGCGTGAAGGCCGAAGGCGGGCAGTGGACGGCGGAGGAACTGGCCGGCTACACGGTCCGCGAGCGTGAGCCGCTGACCTTCCAGTACAACGACTGGAAGGTGACCACCGCGCCGCCGCCGTCGTCCGGCGGCGTGGCGCTGACCCAGATGCTGCAGATCCTCGACGCCTACGACCTGTCCAAGCTCGACCAGGCGCAGCGCACGCACCTGATCGTCGAATCGATGCGTCGCGCGTTCCGCGACCGCACCTTCTATCTCGGCGATCCGGACTTCGTGCAGATCCCGATGAAGACGCTGACCAGCCCGTACTATGCGGCCGGCCTGCGCGCGACCATCAACCCGCAGAAGGCGACGCCCAGCGACCAGCTTTCGGGCCAGCAGACGCCGCTGGAGGACGAGGAAACCACGCATTTCTCCATCATCGATGCGCAGGGCAACCGCGTCGCCGGCACCCAGACCGTCAACCTGCTCTACGGCTCGGGCCTGATCCCGCCGGGTACGGGCGTGCTGCTGAACAACGAGATGGACGACTTCGCGCTGAAGCCCGGCACGCCGAACGCGTTCGGCGTGATGGGCTACGACGCCAATGCGCCCAAGCCCGGCAAGCGCATGCTCAGTTCGATGACGCCGACCTTCCTGGAGTCGCCGGACAAAGTGGCCGTGCTGGGCACGCCGGGTGGCAGCCGCATCATCACCATGGTGCTGCTGGGCATCCTGGGCTACGACGCGGGATTGCAGCCGCAGGCGGTCGCCGCGCTGCCGCGCTTCCACCACCAGTGGATGCCCGACCTGATCGAGATGGAGACCGATGCGCTGGGCCCCGACACCCAGCAGGCGCTGGAGGCCATGGGCCACAGGTTCAAGGTGCCCGGCAACGCCGCGCAGGGCGGTCGCGGTTCCAGCCATGTCTGGGGCAACCTGCAGACGGTGGAATGGGACAAGACCACCAACACGCTGATGGGCGGCAGCGACCCGCGCAACCCGGTGGGTGCGGCGAAGGTGGTGGAATCGGTCGCGACGCCCTGA
- a CDS encoding MBL fold metallo-hydrolase encodes MKLWSLLGNSQKLDGGAMFGNAPRAMWEKWSPPDAENRIALACRALLAQPLNGRTVLFETGIGAFFEPKLRARFGVQEDRHVLLDSLREAGFTHQDIDVVVLSHLHFDHAGGLLAPWQEGRPPELLFPNATFIVGADHWQRALRPHPRDRASFIPELQPLLEASGRLELVSGEYSRALGDAVRFSFSDGHTPGLMLAEIVGPERVDGQPHGGVVFCADLIPGRSWVHVPITMGYDRNAELLIDEKRAFLEDKLARNVHLFFTHDPGCALAQVTRDEKGRFGVAHEVTELHARPLAA; translated from the coding sequence ATGAAACTCTGGTCGCTGCTGGGCAATTCCCAGAAACTCGATGGCGGTGCGATGTTCGGCAACGCGCCGCGCGCCATGTGGGAGAAGTGGTCGCCACCGGATGCGGAGAACCGCATCGCGCTGGCCTGTCGCGCGCTGCTGGCGCAGCCGCTCAACGGCAGGACGGTGCTGTTCGAAACCGGCATCGGCGCATTCTTCGAACCGAAGCTGCGCGCGCGCTTCGGCGTACAGGAAGACCGCCACGTGCTGCTGGATTCGCTGCGCGAAGCCGGCTTCACCCACCAGGACATCGACGTGGTGGTGCTCAGCCACCTGCATTTCGATCACGCCGGCGGCCTGCTGGCGCCGTGGCAGGAGGGCCGCCCGCCGGAACTGCTGTTCCCCAATGCCACCTTCATCGTCGGTGCCGACCACTGGCAGCGGGCGCTGAGGCCGCACCCGCGCGACCGTGCCAGCTTCATCCCGGAACTGCAGCCGCTGCTGGAAGCCAGCGGACGGCTGGAACTCGTGTCGGGCGAGTACTCGCGCGCGCTGGGCGACGCGGTCCGTTTCAGCTTCAGCGACGGCCATACGCCGGGGCTGATGCTGGCCGAAATCGTCGGGCCCGAACGCGTCGACGGCCAGCCGCACGGCGGCGTGGTGTTCTGCGCCGACCTGATCCCCGGCCGCTCCTGGGTGCACGTGCCCATCACCATGGGCTACGACCGCAACGCCGAACTGCTGATCGACGAAAAACGCGCCTTCCTGGAAGACAAGCTGGCGCGCAACGTCCATCTGTTCTTCACCCACGATCCCGGCTGCGCGCTGGCGCAGGTGACCCGCGACGAGAAGGGCAGGTTCGGCGTGGCCCACGAGGTAACGGAACTGCACGCACGACCCCTGGCGGCGTGA
- the upp gene encoding uracil phosphoribosyltransferase, giving the protein MKTVEVRHPLVQHKIGLLRNAGLNTKDFRELVTELGTLLAYEATADLELATDTMAGWAGPVQVKKIAGAKITLVPILRAGLGMLPGVLALIPTARVSVVGLQRDEETLQPVPYFEKLTGRLEERDALILDPMLATGGTLIATIDMLKRAGAKRIKGIFLVAAPEGLKALETAHPDVEVYTAAIDERLNDKGYILPGLGDAGDRIFGTRIG; this is encoded by the coding sequence ATGAAAACCGTCGAAGTCCGCCACCCCCTCGTCCAGCACAAGATCGGCCTGCTGCGCAACGCCGGCCTGAACACCAAGGACTTCCGCGAACTGGTGACCGAACTGGGCACGCTGCTGGCCTACGAGGCGACCGCCGACCTGGAGCTGGCCACCGACACCATGGCGGGCTGGGCGGGCCCGGTGCAGGTGAAGAAGATCGCCGGCGCCAAGATCACCCTGGTGCCCATCCTGCGCGCCGGCCTGGGCATGCTGCCCGGCGTGCTGGCGCTGATCCCCACCGCGCGCGTCAGCGTGGTGGGCCTGCAGCGCGACGAGGAAACCCTGCAGCCCGTGCCCTACTTCGAAAAGCTGACCGGGCGGCTGGAAGAACGCGATGCGCTGATCCTGGACCCGATGCTGGCCACCGGCGGCACCCTCATCGCCACCATCGACATGCTCAAGCGCGCCGGGGCGAAACGGATCAAGGGCATCTTCCTGGTCGCCGCGCCGGAGGGCCTGAAGGCGCTGGAAACGGCGCATCCGGATGTCGAGGTCTACACCGCCGCCATCGACGAACGCCTCAACGACAAGGGCTACATCCTGCCGGGCCTGGGCGACGCGGGCGACCGCATCTTCGGCACGCGGATCGGCTGA
- a CDS encoding TonB-dependent receptor — MKRNALAASLAQALFCAVLLPASLSATAQNQAPDAGTAGEPKQLDTVVVQAEIAYRDRTDDIAPTLVYDLEYFQRFEPNTVGDMLKRVPGVGFVGSDIMEYDGVQLRGLGGGYTQVLINGKKVPGAGDDRSFYVDRIPAEMVDHIEIKRSASANRSGDAMAGAINIVLRDAYEFTGSYIRVGVNRWDDGEINPTFGAVTSFEALGGRLLAGINVQDRYRAKTKRSDRFTDDTREEKVSWEDQTEVKDGRDYSANLSYTADVGDTGRFSIDGFYVKTDRDVTEVSFEEELDDDETIDIRVPGRDPYDQKNYGIGAEYRFDMAGGRTAVSIDHARFENDQATTEGEHVYVSGAENWDDTWSIPADAEWDETVYEAESVTAKDAETGFRLTHARPLGGAELEFGVDYRTKKREGLLVTYEWEAEEEGQTPASLADYDLDGSVASVIEEKRLDPYIMLSGKGDAFSWEAGLRYETTKSEVEYLEDDESEGRVSKDYNELLPSVNLRWNLGEADRISLSLAKTIKRPNFNELLPALLDGEFGDNDYIGNPELDPETANGLDLGFEHRLGRKGVVGVNFFYRDVKDLIEIVNTGVPSEEMQDTWEEMIEDGDAVDLADAMAQEPASSWLYTSDNVGDGKVYGFEFDVSTPLSAIGLENTGIFANYSWVKSKVDDFLGERRFNDQAKSVYNIGFIHDMPTLGASFGATYRKQGDAYARLLGEEALIRYGGELDVFVEKRFGANVSVRLSANNLLDASKDEFFDKFDTQQDQIDRDYDEYELETEEAGPSYQLVMRWAF; from the coding sequence ATGAAACGCAATGCCTTGGCCGCCTCGCTCGCGCAGGCGCTGTTCTGCGCTGTCCTGCTTCCGGCCAGCCTGTCCGCCACCGCGCAGAACCAGGCACCGGACGCCGGCACCGCGGGCGAACCCAAGCAACTGGACACGGTGGTGGTGCAGGCCGAGATCGCCTACCGCGACCGCACCGACGACATCGCCCCCACGCTGGTCTACGACCTGGAGTACTTCCAGCGTTTCGAGCCCAACACCGTCGGCGACATGCTCAAGCGCGTACCGGGCGTGGGCTTCGTCGGCTCGGACATCATGGAGTACGACGGCGTGCAGCTGCGCGGCCTGGGCGGCGGCTACACCCAGGTGCTGATCAACGGCAAGAAGGTGCCGGGTGCCGGCGACGACCGCTCGTTCTACGTGGACCGCATCCCCGCGGAGATGGTGGACCATATCGAGATCAAGCGCAGCGCCAGCGCCAACCGCAGCGGCGATGCGATGGCCGGCGCCATCAACATCGTGCTGCGCGACGCCTACGAATTCACCGGCAGCTACATCCGCGTCGGCGTGAACCGCTGGGACGACGGCGAGATCAACCCGACCTTCGGTGCGGTGACCTCGTTCGAAGCGCTCGGCGGGCGTCTGCTGGCCGGCATCAACGTGCAGGACCGCTATCGCGCCAAGACCAAGCGCTCGGACCGCTTCACCGACGACACCCGGGAAGAGAAGGTCAGCTGGGAAGACCAGACCGAGGTGAAGGATGGCCGCGACTACTCGGCCAATCTTTCGTATACCGCGGACGTCGGCGACACCGGCCGCTTCAGCATCGACGGCTTCTACGTCAAGACCGATCGCGACGTCACCGAGGTGTCGTTCGAAGAAGAACTGGACGACGACGAGACCATCGACATCCGCGTGCCGGGCCGCGACCCTTACGACCAGAAGAACTACGGCATCGGCGCCGAGTACAGGTTCGACATGGCGGGTGGACGCACCGCCGTGAGCATCGACCACGCCCGATTCGAGAACGACCAGGCCACCACCGAGGGCGAACACGTCTACGTGAGCGGCGCGGAGAACTGGGACGACACCTGGAGCATTCCCGCGGACGCCGAGTGGGACGAAACCGTCTACGAAGCCGAATCCGTCACCGCCAAGGATGCCGAAACCGGCTTCCGGCTGACCCATGCGCGCCCGCTGGGCGGCGCCGAACTGGAATTCGGCGTGGACTACCGCACCAAGAAGCGCGAAGGCCTGCTCGTCACGTACGAGTGGGAGGCCGAGGAGGAGGGCCAGACACCGGCGTCCCTGGCGGACTACGACCTGGACGGCAGCGTGGCTTCGGTGATCGAAGAGAAGCGCCTGGACCCCTACATCATGCTCAGCGGCAAGGGCGATGCCTTCTCCTGGGAGGCCGGCCTGCGTTACGAAACCACGAAGTCCGAAGTGGAGTACCTGGAAGACGATGAGAGCGAAGGCCGCGTCAGCAAGGACTACAACGAACTGCTGCCGTCGGTGAACCTGCGCTGGAACCTGGGCGAGGCGGACCGCATCAGCCTGTCGCTGGCCAAAACGATCAAGCGCCCCAACTTCAACGAACTGCTGCCGGCCCTGCTGGACGGCGAGTTCGGCGACAACGACTACATCGGCAACCCGGAACTGGACCCGGAGACCGCCAACGGCCTGGACCTGGGCTTCGAGCACCGCCTCGGCCGCAAGGGCGTGGTCGGCGTGAACTTCTTCTACCGCGACGTGAAGGACCTCATCGAGATCGTCAACACCGGCGTGCCCAGCGAAGAGATGCAGGACACCTGGGAAGAGATGATCGAGGACGGCGACGCCGTCGACCTGGCCGACGCGATGGCGCAGGAACCGGCATCCAGCTGGCTGTACACCTCGGACAACGTGGGCGACGGCAAGGTGTACGGCTTCGAGTTCGACGTATCCACGCCGCTGTCGGCGATCGGCCTGGAAAACACCGGCATCTTCGCCAACTACTCCTGGGTGAAGTCCAAGGTGGACGACTTCCTGGGCGAACGCCGCTTCAACGACCAGGCCAAGTCGGTCTACAACATCGGCTTCATCCATGACATGCCCACGCTGGGGGCCAGCTTCGGCGCGACCTACCGCAAGCAGGGCGATGCGTACGCGCGCCTGCTGGGCGAGGAAGCGCTCATCCGCTACGGCGGCGAACTGGACGTGTTCGTCGAGAAGCGTTTCGGCGCCAATGTCTCCGTGCGCCTGAGCGCCAACAACCTGCTGGATGCCAGCAAGGACGAGTTCTTCGACAAGTTCGACACCCAGCAGGACCAGATCGACCGCGACTACGACGAGTACGAGCTGGAAACCGAGGAGGCCGGCCCGAGCTACCAGCTGGTGATGCGCTGGGCGTTCTGA
- a CDS encoding metallophosphoesterase family protein yields MKRAGDAGMRRLLAVVLLATCATASAQGVRQPEPNTRVPQGVVRYAPSGFPDRIVASPAQDASTGFSVAWRTDAGVAAPQLEIVVAGDSPDMGEPRRIGATSEPLSTENGQAHHHRADITGLRPDTLYAWRVQGDRTWSAWHHTRTAAAASSPLTLLYFGDTQNKNVSLTTRVVREAMRAAPEARLALFAGDLVSGGDGEDDNEWGEWFEANEVLPTSLMVAPAPGNHEYFEEFEDTPQERRVLGAHWPVTFALPGNGVAQAKRTTYWFDYQDVRVVVIDGTSALDLGTAKAQAAWLDRALASNPHRWSIVLTHQPFFSPREGRDNVLLRQHLLPVIRKHKVDLVLQGHDHVYGRLKDEAPTPVFVVSVTGAKQYRLSDQARKTMRPVAEDTQLFQVLRFDGPRLRYEARTATGRLYDAFDLVDGGAAGKRLVEHAEGRIEERTCTRAETLKGRADRCWE; encoded by the coding sequence ATGAAGCGTGCAGGGGATGCAGGGATGAGGCGGCTGCTGGCCGTCGTGCTGCTGGCGACCTGCGCGACGGCGTCCGCACAGGGAGTGCGCCAGCCCGAACCGAACACGCGGGTGCCGCAGGGCGTGGTGCGCTATGCGCCGAGCGGCTTCCCCGACCGCATCGTGGCCTCGCCGGCGCAGGATGCGTCCACCGGTTTCTCGGTGGCGTGGCGCACCGATGCCGGTGTCGCTGCGCCGCAGTTGGAGATTGTCGTGGCAGGAGACTCGCCCGACATGGGCGAGCCGCGCAGGATCGGCGCGACGAGCGAGCCGCTGAGCACCGAGAACGGCCAGGCCCATCACCACCGCGCGGACATCACGGGTCTCCGGCCGGACACGCTGTACGCGTGGCGCGTGCAGGGCGATCGTACCTGGAGCGCCTGGCACCACACCCGCACGGCCGCTGCGGCGTCCTCGCCGCTGACGCTGCTGTATTTCGGCGATACCCAGAACAAGAACGTCAGCCTCACCACCCGGGTCGTCCGCGAAGCGATGCGCGCGGCGCCGGAAGCGCGCCTGGCCCTGTTCGCGGGCGACCTGGTCAGCGGTGGCGATGGCGAGGACGACAACGAATGGGGCGAGTGGTTCGAGGCCAACGAAGTGCTGCCCACCTCGCTGATGGTCGCGCCGGCGCCGGGCAACCACGAGTACTTCGAAGAGTTCGAGGACACGCCGCAGGAGCGTCGCGTGCTGGGCGCGCACTGGCCCGTGACGTTCGCATTGCCGGGCAATGGCGTGGCACAGGCCAAGCGCACCACGTACTGGTTCGACTACCAGGATGTACGCGTGGTGGTGATCGACGGCACCTCCGCGCTGGACCTGGGCACGGCGAAGGCGCAGGCGGCGTGGCTGGACCGGGCGCTGGCCTCGAACCCGCACCGCTGGAGCATCGTACTGACTCACCAGCCGTTCTTCTCCCCGCGCGAGGGCCGCGACAACGTGCTGCTGCGCCAGCACCTGCTGCCGGTGATCCGCAAGCACAAGGTGGACCTGGTGCTGCAGGGACACGACCACGTCTATGGCCGTTTGAAGGACGAGGCCCCGACGCCGGTGTTCGTGGTGTCGGTCACCGGCGCCAAGCAGTACCGGCTCTCCGACCAGGCGCGCAAGACCATGCGGCCGGTCGCCGAGGACACCCAGTTGTTCCAGGTACTGCGCTTCGATGGCCCTCGCCTGCGTTACGAGGCGCGCACCGCGACCGGCCGCCTCTACGACGCGTTCGATCTCGTCGACGGCGGTGCGGCAGGCAAGCGACTGGTCGAGCATGCGGAAGGCCGCATCGAAGAACGCACCTGCACCCGCGCCGAAACCCTCAAGGGGCGCGCCGACCGCTGCTGGGAATGA
- a CDS encoding inorganic diphosphatase, which translates to MKRVLAIALFSFCATALAREAHIRHPFLAQQPKVAPEEVLLAVEIPAGSFTKYEINDEGLVFVDRFQSMPVAYPANYGSMPRTLAGDGDPLDALVLTREPLHPGVLVKFRPIGVLRMLDDGKHDEKIIGVPTDKVDPTYAGIRDLADLPQIERDRIEAFFRIYKDLPKGRNPVQLNGYGDAKEARALIQASLDRFSGQTP; encoded by the coding sequence ATGAAACGTGTTCTCGCGATCGCCCTGTTTTCTTTCTGCGCCACCGCCCTCGCCCGCGAAGCCCACATCCGCCACCCGTTCCTCGCCCAGCAGCCCAAGGTGGCGCCGGAGGAAGTGCTGCTGGCGGTGGAGATTCCCGCCGGCAGCTTCACCAAGTACGAGATCAACGACGAAGGCCTGGTCTTCGTGGACCGCTTCCAGTCGATGCCGGTGGCGTATCCGGCCAACTACGGGTCGATGCCGCGCACGCTGGCCGGCGACGGCGATCCGCTGGACGCGCTGGTGCTGACGCGGGAGCCCCTGCATCCGGGCGTGCTGGTGAAGTTCCGCCCGATCGGCGTGCTGCGCATGCTCGACGACGGCAAGCACGACGAGAAGATCATCGGCGTGCCCACCGACAAGGTGGATCCGACCTATGCCGGCATCCGCGACCTGGCCGACCTGCCGCAGATCGAGCGGGATCGCATCGAGGCCTTCTTCCGCATCTACAAGGACCTGCCGAAGGGCCGCAACCCGGTGCAGCTCAACGGCTACGGCGATGCGAAGGAGGCGAGGGCGCTGATCCAGGCCTCGCTGGATCGCTTCAGCGGTCAGACGCCGTAG
- a CDS encoding aminotransferase class III-fold pyridoxal phosphate-dependent enzyme, whose amino-acid sequence MALTDALAPLRAHPGQRLTHGLDDASVERLAKGHPDLAAAIEAAAAEHARLKDEFAELFDLDEAEQLRAVQAGYVNFYAEDAVNPYIALAARGPWVVTLNGAVLYDAGGYGMLGFGHTPAAVLDAMARPQVMANIMTPSLSQLRFDRALRKEIGHTRGGCPFARFLCLNSGSESVGLAARIADINSKLMTDPDGRHAGRTIKRIVVKGSFHGRTERPALYSDSSRKSYQQHLASYRGEDSVIAIPPYDVDALKQAFADAESKGWFVEAVFLEPVMGEGDPGRSVPPAFYAAARELTRSHGSLFLVDSIQAGLRAHGVLSIVDYPGFEGLDAPDMETYSKALNAAQYPLSVLAVNERAAGLYRKGVYGNTMTTNPRALDVACATLAQLTPQVRENIRKRGLEAVQKLQQLQADLGGLITNVQGTGLLFSCELSPVFKCYGAGSTEEWLRQHGLNVIHGGANSLRFTPHFAMDGEELDLLVGMVGKALREGPRISQAVAA is encoded by the coding sequence ATGGCCCTGACCGACGCCCTCGCCCCCCTGCGCGCCCACCCGGGCCAGCGCCTGACCCACGGCCTGGACGACGCCAGCGTCGAACGCCTGGCCAAGGGCCATCCGGACCTGGCAGCCGCCATCGAAGCCGCCGCTGCCGAGCACGCGCGCCTGAAGGACGAGTTCGCCGAACTGTTCGACCTGGACGAGGCCGAGCAGCTGCGCGCCGTGCAGGCCGGGTACGTCAACTTCTACGCCGAAGACGCGGTCAACCCCTACATCGCGCTGGCCGCGCGCGGCCCGTGGGTGGTCACCCTCAATGGCGCCGTGCTGTACGACGCCGGCGGCTACGGCATGCTGGGCTTCGGCCACACGCCGGCCGCCGTGCTGGACGCGATGGCGCGCCCGCAGGTGATGGCCAACATCATGACCCCCAGCCTGTCGCAGCTGCGCTTCGACCGCGCCCTGCGCAAGGAGATCGGCCACACCCGCGGCGGCTGTCCGTTCGCCAGGTTCCTGTGCCTGAACTCCGGCTCCGAATCGGTCGGCCTGGCCGCACGCATCGCCGACATCAACAGCAAGCTGATGACCGACCCGGACGGCCGCCACGCCGGCCGCACCATCAAGCGCATCGTGGTGAAGGGCAGTTTCCACGGCCGCACCGAGCGCCCGGCGCTGTACTCCGATTCCTCGCGCAAGTCGTACCAGCAGCACCTGGCCAGCTATCGCGGCGAGGATTCGGTCATCGCCATCCCGCCCTACGACGTGGACGCGCTGAAGCAGGCCTTCGCCGACGCCGAGAGCAAGGGCTGGTTCGTCGAAGCCGTGTTCCTGGAGCCGGTGATGGGCGAAGGCGACCCGGGCCGCTCGGTGCCGCCGGCGTTCTACGCCGCCGCGCGCGAACTGACCCGCAGCCATGGCAGCCTGTTCCTGGTGGACTCCATCCAGGCCGGCCTGCGTGCGCACGGCGTACTGTCCATCGTGGACTACCCCGGCTTCGAAGGCCTGGACGCGCCGGACATGGAAACCTACTCCAAGGCGCTGAACGCCGCGCAGTATCCGCTGTCGGTGCTCGCCGTGAACGAGCGTGCCGCCGGCCTGTACCGCAAGGGCGTGTACGGCAACACCATGACCACCAACCCGCGCGCGCTGGACGTGGCCTGCGCCACCCTGGCCCAGCTGACGCCGCAGGTGCGCGAGAACATCCGCAAGCGCGGCCTCGAAGCGGTGCAGAAGCTGCAGCAGCTGCAGGCCGACCTCGGCGGCCTGATCACCAACGTGCAGGGCACCGGCCTGCTGTTCTCCTGCGAGCTGTCGCCGGTCTTCAAGTGCTACGGCGCCGGGTCCACCGAGGAATGGCTGCGCCAGCACGGCCTGAACGTCATCCACGGCGGTGCCAACTCGCTGCGCTTCACCCCGCACTTCGCGATGGACGGCGAAGAGCTGGACCTGCTGGTCGGCATGGTGGGCAAGGCCCTGCGCGAAGGTCCGCGCATCAGCCAGGCCGTGGCGGCCTGA